The DNA region CTTCTTGCTTGATATAACCAAGAAGTTCAAACTTCCTAATCTACGTAAGAAAAATCTTAGAGTCCTACACTCCATGTATCTTGCTTGGATGTTTTGAAATGCATGGTAAGgccttgttttcctttcctgaCACTCGAGGTATCTATATATTTACATGTATgcttatgtatataaatgtggtttcTCATGACGGTTtgacttgattttaaataataaaactatTTTATCCATAACCTTTACATAATAGCTCtctaaccgctaaccatcttcaaatAATGTGTCCTCATGTGACACAGGGACTGGAGCTTTATCTTCTCTTCTTGTGTAGTGACCAGGTGTTCAAGCGGTTCATATGTTGACTTTAAAGTAGTGAGCATCTATATATTGAAAGACATACATTTTATGGTCTTTCGATCTTATGTCATCGACTTGTTTTAGACATAAATTTTGGCTATTGGTGGGGGGCGTGTCCTTATATTTTATAGACATTAGATTGGTAGATGCTTTATGGataattgtggacttgggtgtctTTTTTTAGTATGTCGACATTAATGGATTAATTAGATACTTCGTAAGTGATGATTGTTAGTCTTGTTTCtgatatctttttatttattcgttgTTCATCAACACTTATGGATTAATGTAATGGTTAGGTGGGTTAATAGGGCGATCTCTAATTCGTGATGGGCTCGAGATGCTCATATGACAAAGCCTGGTTTCAAGTCATATCAACTTAGtttcagagcctaggttcatggtcagttagaTTTTTATAAATCCACGTCAAGCAAAGTCTCTTTTATGTGTATGTAGTGTGCCACATTTAAAAGAGGGgggcaacaaggaatttaagaatgtttccctttcttgtggtTCTATcacgagctatagagtctaaggtcttggattcttctaaTTTCTGTTTACTTACATTTTTGATCATCTCTCCAAGAAAATATGTTGTTCAGTAAACCCTTCTATCCCAACTGAGGACAGTATGGGATAGAGCTCATCTAACTTTTAGAGTCCATACTTTGTCTAGTGGTCCGGTTCCTAGTAGTCTTAAAGTTCCACTTGTTCAATCTAGCCCTCCTTCTCTAGTTCCTCAGGCTAACATGGtgaatgctgagtttcatcagttgatttatataatttttcagttggtagcttctcattCTGAGTGTGGTGCTTTTGCTACTCCATCTTCTAAAGCCTCAAGGGTTGGCCactttatgaggttgagtcctccaacctttactagtGTTATGGTGGATGAGTATTCTTAAGGTTTTCTATATGTGATTGAAAAGATTTTCAGAGTTATGCATTCCACAAATATGGAAGGTGAGGATTTTGCAACCTATCggttgaaggatatggcataaCAATTATACAGAGAGTAGGATCAGGCAAGGGGTGATATTGAGGAGTCATCTTTGGGGGATAATTTTGCTAATGCATTTATGGACTGCTtgtttcctcaagagctgagggatTCAAAAATAGATGTTTTCATTAATATGCAGCAAGAAAGGATGTCTTTCAATGAGTATTGACTTAAAATTCCATTAGTTGTCTAGGTGTGCtcctgagatggtttctagcataagggctagaatgcgTAAGTTTGCTTTGGGATTATCTCATGAATTAGTCCATGAGAGAAAGGAAACTTTGTTGATCAAATACATAGGCATCTCTAGATTGGTTATGTATATTCAACAagtggagaaagagaaaaagaaacagtTTAAGCTTAGtgaaatataagggataaaatttaggccttctgagcaaagttgtagagatggtggtaagtggccaagaAAGAAGTGAGGTAGTTTTTGTTAGTTCTCCTCGTCTAGTACTTCTTACCCAAATCCATTGGACGATCATCGATCTCAGTTTAATGGCGGGTTCTAGGAACAAAgtacccaatctcaggctagaAAGGCTCAATCGGCTCTATCGTATGCTCTTTGTAGATTCTATGGCCAGCATCATCATTGCTCATGTGAGAAGGGGATGAATCGATGTTTTAGATGTGGTTACATTGGGTACATACGTCAAGAGTGCCCCTTCTTAAAGGCTTCTTAGGACAATAGGGCCCCTATTTATACTTTATCTATTCTTGTACCAATGGATGATGCtcttactttttctatttttttctagtGCAGACACTAGCCAAAATTAATTATATGAACTTGCTATTCGCAAGGAGTTTGAGGTATCTGCAAATATTGTtatgggtatgttgaaacttttatCTAGTGCtatgtattatttatttgatcCAAGGTCCTCCCTTTCTTATAtaaccccatttatggctgtgtagTTTGGTTTTAGTCATGAGTGTCTGTCGGTTCCTTTTTCAATTACTATCCCAGTAAGAGACTTTGTGGTTGTCAAAAGTTTATAGAGGTGTAGGTATTTGTTAATGGTAGAGAAATCCATaaagacttgatagagttggacatggtttattttgatgttatttaggAGATGGATTAGTTACATTCGTGATATACTTCCCTAGATTGTCGGTACCttattttcatgttcaaattccaTAATGAGTCGGTCATTAtatgggaagggggttctttGGTTCCAAAGGGGAcgtttatctcatatcttagtacccgaaagttgatttctaaaaggtgtttgtatcatttggttcgagttaaggATTTGAACTAGGAAAGTATGTCTCTAGATTCTGTTTTCATGGTTATTAAGTTTACTGAGGTATTTTTTGATGACCTTCCTAATAATTCTCCTAATAGAGAATTTGATTTTAGGGTTGATCTTATTCctgacactcgtccaatatctatctTTCCTTATCGAATGACTCTGgaggagttgaaggagcttaaggagtaattgaaggatctcttagataaaggcttTATCTATCTTTGTATGTCTGCTTAGGGTGCTCACatgttgtttgtgcataagaaggatggttcctttggatgtgcattaattatcatcagttgaacaagatgaccataaataataaatattctcTTTCTAGGATCAATGACTTATTTTATTAGCTTTAGAGTTCGTAGTGTTTCTCTAAGAAtgatcttaggttgggttattatcagctaaagattagggaagtggatatccctatgaCTTTCTTTAGGACCTAGTATGGTATTCCTAGTCTTGTCTTTTGGGTTGTCAAATGCCTCCGTGGAATTCAgggatttgatgaatatggtctTCCATTCGTTCAtagatttgttttttattatctTAATTGACGACATCTTGATCTATTCTAATTGTGAGGTGGATCAAGTCGATCACCTCCGTACTATGTTGCGAaccttgaaggatcatcatttgtatgctaagttctctaaatgtgagtttttcTTGAAGGCTCTGACATTCCTTAGTCATgttttctagtgaagggatcataacaaatccacaaaaggttgtggtggttaaaaaatggcctagacctgtGACTCCCactaatatttagagcttctaTAGTTTAGTCGGTTACTATATGAGATTTCTGAAAAGTTGTTTTATGATAGctactccattgactaagttgacctagaagaaggtcaagtccTTGTGGTCGGatacgtgtgagggtagttttgagaagttgaagtatAAATttacttcagctccagttttgaccatGCTCGAGGGTAATAATGGTcctgtagtgtattgtgatgcttttcaCATGGGGCTTGGTTGTGcattaatgcagcatggtaaggtggtggcctattCTTCTAGGAAATtcaaagttcatgagaagaactaccctactcattaCTTGGAGGTTTTACacgtggtgtttgcattgaaaatttggtgtcacaatttctatagggttcatgttgacatcttttttatcataagagcctttagtatgtgtctactaaaaaagagttgaatcttaggcagatgaGATGTATCGAGTTACTAAAGAACTAtaatatgagtctccattaccatccaagtaaagctaacatagttggtGATTCTCTTAATAGGTTATCGATTTGGTATTTAGCTCATATAGATGAGGATGGGGGGAGTTAGAGAAGGACATTTATAGCTtgtctaatcttagagtttgtctcacGAACTCTAAGGATGATGGTGTATTTATGGATTAGTTACTGTAGTCATCTCTAGTCATTAAGATAAGGGAAAAACATATGTTAGATCCTGCtatgatgaagattaagagtaatgtgggtcagtAAAAGATGGTTGATTTTGCGATTGGTGGTGATGATATCTTAAGGTACTACGGTAGGTTTTGTGTTCCCAGTGTTGATGGACTGAGGCATAGTATTATAGCAGAGGATCATGGATCTTATTATACTTTTTATCTCAATTCTatgaatatgtatcatgatcgtagagagttctattggtggaataatatacaATGAAATATGGCTAGCTATGTGGCTAATTGTATAGTgtttcaacaagtgaaagttttttttttttttttttttttttttttttttttttttttttttttttgacagaAACAAACCATATATAGCTATCAGGATATCCCGGAGGGGGACATAAACCTGACCTCCAAAACTATGGTGGTTTCAAGTCAACTGATCCACGAAAGTCAGTCGACTCGTCCCCAATACTAAAATGGAAACCTAGTGCTATGCACCTACAAACGAGGACTCCTCGCGGTACAAGGTAAACTAGGTATAAATAAATGAGGGAGACTCTCCCCTTACAAGtaagagaaaaatcaaaataaacatgACGACTACAAAAAATCTGAATTCCGCAGAAATACAGAACTCAAGGTGGTTTCTTTATTCTCTTAAGCTTTCTCCGTCGAAAACTCATCGTGCCAAGCTTATCGAGAATAAAGTACCCTTTTGCTGCTCTAGGCAGCTGCTGATGAGTGTAGTACTGCTGAGTAATATCATAATGGTGACTACACTTAGACAAGGCATCCGCAGTGTAGTTAGCTTCCCGGTAGACATGACGACTCTGAAATGACTCAAGCTGACTAACGAGTTTTTGAAGCTCCAGAATGTCAGTATCAAGTCTCCAAGGTGGATGGATATGGTGAGTGATCCATTGGATAAGAAGCGCGGAATCCACTTCTAAGATAAGCTTAGTATATCCATGTTGGATGCACCAAGTGACTCCGAAGATAGCCGCTTTTACCTCCGCCTGGTTATTCGTGCCAATGCCGAAAGGGGTGGAGAAAGCATAGATTAAGTTGCCATGATGATCGCGGAGAATACCCCCTCCACCAATGCTGCCCGGGTTCTGAAGAGCGCTCCCATCAGTGTTTAACTTATAAAAATCAGCCGCGGGTTTTTTCCAAGTGATGCTGGTCACTTTAACATCATGGCTGCATTTTTCAACAATGGAAACCAAGTCGTTCCAGCTGGTTGGCCAACTTATATGAGGGAAAGAAGCAGCAAGTAGGAAGTAAATGTCCTTGAAAACTAGGAATTTAACTCTTGCGCTATTGGACTTCTTCCCCCCGTATTTGCTAGCGCAACGGTTCTTCCAAAGGTTCCAACAGATGAATATAGGAGTGGCATGTATCAGCAGCTTGTGGGCATCATTTTTATGCTCCGTAGCCCACCATTTGAGGAGAAAAAAGTGCAGCGGAGCTGCTGCATAGTTGCTGCCCAGGTGCCCGGCAAAAAACTGCCATATATGTCTTGCAAAGTGGCCTGAAACAAGGACGTGGTCAATGGTTTCAGGTGCTGTTCGGTTGCAGCAAAAACAGTCGACCAGCGTACTCCCGAACTGAGTGATCCTATCATTAGTTGGGAGCTTTCCTCGCAATGCTCTCCAAAGCAGGAAGGATATTTTAAAAGGTATGCTTTTATGCCAGATGTTGGTGTTGAGACGAGTCTTTTCCTTCTTCGCTCGAACTAACTCCCACGCTGATGAGCAAGTAAAGGTACCACTCTCATTCGGCTTCCAGATTGGTGTATCGGCTACTCCCTCCTGGAAATGAAACTGAGTGGACAGGATTTGTGGCACCAACAAGGGAGAGACATGCTGTCTAATCATCTCTTCGTTCCATCGGCCATCGATTAAAAACTGAGATACTTTGGTGCTGCCAGGTCTGGTTCCCACAATTCTGTGCTGCGCTAATGCTCCAATTCCAAGCCAATCGTCCCACCAAAAACAGCAACTACCTGATCGCAGCTTCCAGCTTATATAATTTTCAGCAAGGCCTTTGTTTGTCATCATATGCTTCCAAACAAGAGATTGGCCCGTGTCCCATTTTTTGGCAACTGGATTGGCTCTTTGGCAGTATTTGGCCCGTAGGAAATCACCCCACAAGGTTTTCTTAGCTCTGAAAGTCCACCATTGTTTGAGCTGGAAAGCTTTACACACATCCGAGATTTGTCGCACTCCGATGCCACCTTCTTCAAGCGGGTAGCCAAGTGTTTCCCAAGATGCCCAATGGTATTTTTTCTTATCCTTGTCCCATCCCCAAAAGAAATCAGCAGTTAACTTCTTGATATAATTGAGGATTGTCTTTGGAGGTGAAATGGCCGCAAGAGTGTGAATGGGAAGTGATTGAAGGACATGTCGCACCAGCGTAACCCTGCCACCAAAACTGAGAATTCTGGACTGCCAGCCGCTGATTTTTCTTACTACTTTATCAATCATATCGAAGAAATAACTTACTCTTTGCCTGCCAATGTATAATGGACAGCCAAGGTAGGTAATTGGACTCTCTTTTTGATTGAACCCGGTAGTATCTCTGATGGTTGCAATGATCTCTGGCGGAGTGCTGTGAGGAATCATATAGTGACTCTTTTCTCTATTGATCTGCTGGCCGGAAACACTCTCATATGTTGACAAAATCTGCATGATCAGCTGAAGAGAAACTGTGGTTCCGGAGGCAAAAATGATCACATCATCGGCAAAGCTGAGGTGATTGATTTGTGGACCTCTGAACTCCATGTGGAAACCCTTATATTGCTGGTTCTGCTGCAGATTATTCAGCATTCTGGACAAAACTTCAGCCCCCAGGATAAACAAAGCAGGGGATAACGGATCACCTTGCTTAAGGCCTCGGGAGGATCTAAAGAAACCATGCCTTGCGCCATTGATGATtatagaataccaattgttgCTCATAATTCTCCATACCATATCAATGAAGAACTCCGCGAATCCCATTTTCCGTAGCACCAAGCATATGAAAGACCAAGATACCCTATCATAAGCTTTAGCCATGTCAAGCTTAATGACGACATTATCTCCCGGTTTCGGCTTCTTGATACTATGGGTGATCTCTTGCGCGAGCATGATGTTTTCAGAGATACTTCTGCCCTTGACAAATCCTGATTGGTTCTCAGAGATGAGGTCCGGAAGTATGGGAGCCAGACGCAGACATAAGAGCTTAGAAATGATTTTACTTGTAAAATTGCTAAGACTTATGGGTCTGAATTCTGAAAATCTGCTAGGATGGTCCACTTTTGGTATTAGAACCAAACAAGAGTGAGAAAAGTACTTGGGGATTGGATGCCCACAGAAAAAGGACTGAACAACCGCAAGCAGATCTCGCTTGATAATGTCCCAACAGGATTGAAAAAATTTTCCATTCATGCCATCTGGACCGGCGGCCGAATTGGGATTCATAGAAAATACCACCTGCTTGAGTTCATCAATAGACGGCATAGCAGAAAGCACCTGATTCTGAGCATCAGTAATCATAGTAGGAATGCAATCAAGCGCCGCTTCGTTCACCGTCTGAGATTCTGCCGCAAGGATATCCTTGAAATGAGCACAGGCTGCATTAGCAATGTTTTCCTCACCTTGAATCCATTCACCATGTTCATTGGAAATTTTGTGGATAAACAACCTCCTCCTCCTACCTCGGATGAGTGCATGAAAGTATTTGGAGTTTGTATCCCCTTCCTTGAACCATTGCAACTGTGTTTTCTGCTTTAGGATGGACTCTTCCAGCTTCAGGTAGCGAATATATTCAGCATTGACAGCATGAAGGTTGGCCCGATTCTCGGCATTGTTGTGGTTGAGCATTTCCTCTTCAGCCCTACTAACTTCTCCTTCATACTGTTTAACCCTTGCATGAATGTCTCCATACTGGTTTCTAGACCATTTGCTAAGGGTGGCAGCAAGTCTTTTCATCTTGGCATGAAAAGTCCACATGGGATTACCTGTAGTATCTCCGTTCCAGCACTCTCTAACCGTATCCAGGAAGGTCTGATTATCTGTCCAGCAATGCAGAAATTTGAAATATCTGATGTTGGAATGTGGAATCTCCTGAACTTCCATAAGTAGAGGGCAATGATCGGAACCGACAGACGGAAGATGAGTAATAGAAGTGTGAGGCATGATTTCTAGCCATTTATCATTCACCATGGCTCTGTCTAATCTCTTCCAAACTCTAGCGTCTGGATTTCTCTGGTTACACCAAGTGAATTGCTGACCATGAAAACCAAGATCAATCAGACCGCAAGCTTCTATAACACTCAGAAAGTCAAAACTTTTGTTGATGTTGTACGGTACCCCTCCCTTTTTCTCTGTCGTAGTAGTGATCACATTAAAGTCCCCAACTGTGCACCAAGGGCCCTGATAAGCTGCATGATGGAGAAGCTTATCCCAAAGAGGTCGTCGGAGGTGAGCACTACACTTGGCATAGACGAAGGTGGTAGTGAATGCAAATGGAAGCTCTGCATGGCTGAACTCACAGGTAACTTGTTGGTCATCAGAATCAAGCACTTTGCAGTCAACGTCTTGATTCCAGAAGATCCAAATTTTACCGTTAAGATTGCAATAGGCATTTTCCATTCGAAGGCGACTCTTGTAGATGTTGATATGTGAGTTGTCAATAAAAGGTTCCAGGATGGCAATCGTGGACACATTATGGACAGCCTTGAGCTGTTGGAGTCTTTCCAACGCTCCTTTGGTGTTGATGCTTCTAGCATTCCAACAAATAGTGTGAATCATTGGGCACCTCGACTTCGCGACCTGGTGGTGATCGGTCTGCTGGAATCAGCAGAGATACTTGTTTTGGACTGTTTTCTGACATGCCTTTTCGCTTTACTACCCCGAGGAGACAGACCCTGTCTATCCGCAACCTGCTGAACCTCTGTATGCTCAACGTGTTCCGGTACCTGAACGTTGTCATATTCCTCCTCTGCTGCATCAGATATGGACTGAGTGTCCATTTCATTTTCATTCTCCGATTCTATTACTCTATATTCATCCTCTTCGGCCGGGGGGCTTGTAGGATTAGTATTGAGAGTACACTGAGCTGGTTGAACATGTTGCTGAAACTGGGCATTTTGATGAGTGACTTGAGGTTCTTTCGCTGGTCTGGTCTTCTGCATAACTCTTGTGGTTCTGCTGGCCACAGAAATAGAATTGCTGGTAGAATTTGAAGAGAAAACTGAATTGTCAGCAGCTTTGGAACCATTGAACACTTCCATACCCATGTTCTGAGGCTTCATCTTGGCACTGGCTGAACCATCTATCGGGGGAGCAATTTGTTGAACATTACCCAACTGTTGTCCCTGAGCAAACACCTCATCGTGCTGATTCTGAATTGTATCTCTAGCATCAGTGATTTTGGCTGTATCAATCATCATATCAGTTGCTGAACCATCTGCAGATTGGGCATGTTGTTGAACCTGATCCACAGCCTGATAGTCCTGCTGATAAGCTGCAATCCCACAACGAACATCACCCAGCTGGTGACCCTGAGCAACAGCCTCCTGGTACTGATTCTGAGGAGTGAGTCTAAGACCAGTGAGTGCAACAGGTTTGGTGGCTAGGACCATCCGAGAACTAACGTTCTGACCATTATGAATGCGGCTAGCTTGAACAGAATCAGTGAACATTACAGATCCCCTTTGCTGCTGGTGTAGTGGATTCCTGATTGCCAATGTAGAACCACTAGTCTGGGTTGGAAAAAATTGCAACTGAGCACCGGGAAGCACCTCATTAGTACAGCTGGCAATCTGAGGAACATTCTGGATACCCTCAGCTTGAGCTATCTGGAATCTGGCATTTTCAGAATATGTATCAGAACATCGAGCTTGTTGAGAGCCCATGACCAAACCAGTCAGCACTTCTTGCTGGTGTTGCATTTGGTCTGTGAGACCAGGGATAACAGCAGGAGCTGCTACATGTTGATCCCCCGGAGCATCAACCTGGGCTAGAGCATTCAGATCAACAGCTATCTGCTTTGCAACATGATGACCTTGATCCCTGGCAATTACACATTCAGTATTCTGAGTGTTAACAACTTCAGCTTGAACCATTCGAGGACCAATAGCCTGGACACTGTGAATACATCTCTTGGCATTTTCATCAATAACCTCAATTGTTCGACCCTGGCTGTCCACAATCTGTACGCTGTTTTGATTCTTTTGAGCATAAAATATCTCAGGTGCTGAACCAACAGAATGAACTCGGTGCTGCCTTGGATGCCTGATACCCAGAGTAAGAGCTGCAATGTGAGCATTGTCAACAAAATTCAGGTGAGTATTTTCCAATTCAGCATGCTGTGCATCATCAGCTTGAGTTGGCTGGACCCTGGCCTTTTCAGCAATCAGTTCAGAACCTGTAGCATGATGAGCAAAAACCCTGCCAGAGAACACTTCAGCAGTCCGAGCATCTGCAATACCATCAGCTTGTCCCCTGGCATCTTCAGCAGGATACTTTCTTTGATCCTTGCTACCCAATGTAGTACTAACCATCTGAGTGGAAACCTGGCAGTCTACTTGAGCATTTCCAGAATCAAGGCAAGTCTCCTGAGGATTCTGATCCATATTAGTACTGTCCACATGAGCCACTACAGCTTCTGCATTCTGACAATTAGCAACTTCACATGGACCCATCAGAGAACCAACAGGCTGCACATTCTGATATTCTATCAAACTGGACATAGTCTCATTTATTCGACCCTTAGCATTGTCAACAATCTGTACGCAATTCTGATTATTCTGAGCAGTAGCTGTGGTTTTGTTTGCTTCAATTGGGAGCTTGACTTGTTTGCTCTGTTGTTTTTTTTGCAGCTTAATGTTTTGGTTAGCAGATGGTGTGGGCTTATAGACCTGAACTTGTGATGCTACTGCTTTGGTTTTCTGATTGTTCTGAGTGACTCCTTTGAAGGTCTTCTTCTTTTGGATTTGCCATTCCTCAGTTGGTTGAATCTGCTGCTTCTGctgttggtgttggtgatcaACCTTAGTACCTGAAGCACATGGAGGAGCAGTAATAGCAGAAGCTGGAGCTGTCCGGTCCTTAGATGGCACCTGTTTGCTAGCTTCCGGTATGTGCTGATCCTTGGATTTGACACCCAGATTAGCTTCTTTTTTTTGCCTATACTCATCATCTCTTTTCTTTACATTGCAAGCTTGTACACGATGGCCCTGGTGCTTACAATACGAACAATAGGCCGGAATATCTTCATATTGGATAGCCTGCCATTTACCAACCGTAAGGTCGTTTTTATCAAATCCTATCCAGATATGAGGGGGTAATTCGTCGGTGAGATTGATTTGCAACCTCACTTTAGCCATGCTGCCTCTGGTCTTCTGAATAGAAGCAGTATCTAAATATAGCGTTTTACCCACCGGAGATAAAAGTGCTGAGATGAACTCCTTGTTGTAGAAATGCCAAGGTAGCTCCGGTAATGTGACCCAGACAGGAACAATAGGCGTTTCTTCCCTTGGAGTGAACGTCGGAGTCCATTTTTGCAGCCTCATGAGTTGGCTATCTATATACATCCTCTGTTGAGTCCAT from Capsicum annuum cultivar UCD-10X-F1 unplaced genomic scaffold, UCD10Xv1.1 ctg5263, whole genome shotgun sequence includes:
- the LOC124892967 gene encoding uncharacterized protein LOC124892967 → MAPPPPVELRRPPDRPQNVRNDAVNQPIAANSHLDPHNARNLTEINVNSRNNPKSPTVTGHYSGDIPDGATTRFSSPSTGRVAAEISGHSNGAIVGEPLFIAGAGISTGENGESQRNIVRNDERNILIQKAPISSHLKASNLTLNATPPRVNSADSGAAAGIVQIAVSSGDAEHNKEGIAKTTEPPIPIQPIATNLEIRVQPCPNSNTVVDDATVKDHTASNLNSKRDDNAGTSSSQNQVDKARIPAGSSVVPNKIGLLAGKDSSMIVAGHADTQPAGVSNTRQRQSTHPAFPKVSANFDKPAHKSGQHNQLEKSTKPDATTSAISYKNKLVSEPAPFTVVQTYATRLRANHIASEVPIQLVEPTLTTRQGLPAVIFDTEDVMVKLADRCKFTLIGKFTNPMPKMELIRKSFTQQTQLTGGVKIAHYNPRHVYIDLDNEQDYITVWTQQRMYIDSQLMRLQKWTPTFTPREETPIVPVWVTLPELPWHFYNKEFISALLSPVGKTLYLDTASIQKTRGSMAKVRLQINLTDELPPHIWIGFDKNDLTVGKWQAIQYEDIPAYCSYCKHQGHRVQACNVKKRDDEYRQKKEANLGVKSKDQHIPEASKQVPSKDRTAPASAITAPPCASGTKVDHQHQQQKQQIQPTEEWQIQKKKTFKGVTQNNQKTKAVASQVQVYKPTPSANQNIKLQKKQQSKQVKLPIEANKTTATAQNNQNCVQIVDNAKGRINETMSSLIEYQNVQPVGSLMGPCEVANCQNAEAVVAHVDSTNMDQNPQETCLDSGNAQVDCQVSTQMVSTTLGSKDQRKYPAEDARGQADGIADARTAEVFSGRVFAHHATGSELIAEKARVQPTQADDAQHAELENTHLNFVDNAHIAALTLGIRHPRQHRVHSVGSAPEIFYAQKNQNSVQIVDSQGRTIEVIDENAKRCIHSVQAIGPRMVQAEVVNTQNTECVIARDQGHHVAKQIAVDLNALAQVDAPGDQHVAAPAVIPGLTDQMQHQQEVLTGLVMGSQQARCSDTYSENARLTPQNQYQEAVAQGHQLGDVRCGIAAYQQDYQAVDQVQQHAQSADGSATDMMIDTAKITDARDTIQNQHDEVFAQGQQLGNVQQIAPPIDGSASAKMKPQNMGMEVFNGSKAADNSVFSSNSTSNSISVASRTTRVMQKTRPAKEPQVTHQNAQFQQHVQPAQCTLNTNPTSPPAEEDEYRVIESENENEMDTQSISDAAEEEYDNVQVPEHVEHTEVQQVADRQGLSPRGSKAKRHVRKQSKTSISADSSRPITTRSRSRGAQ